One Nicotiana tomentosiformis chromosome 4, ASM39032v3, whole genome shotgun sequence genomic window carries:
- the LOC138909177 gene encoding uncharacterized protein: MASIVRVMPLRGKVQLVRANLGSPILYVLRTATNIQGNAFLGQTGYFHCHDPIHIKRDCPRLRQAPGKAPTTQAVSMGNSIVAPPLVRAPNTQTEHGANRGEAQGGGGPAKFYTVLDRKNDEVSNRVITGILSVFGPLTYVLVDPGSTFSYVSPYFCVEFGKAPEKLGVPFEVSTPTGESVKVEYIFRNCIITVQG; encoded by the coding sequence ATGGCCAGTATAGTAAGGGTCATGCCCCTCAGGGGAAAAGTTCAACTAGTCAGGGCCAACCTCGGTTCTCCTATCCTATATGTCCTTCGTACAGCGACAAACATCCAAGGAAATGCCTTTTTGGGTCAAACAGGTTATTTCCACTGCCACGATCCGATTCATATTAAGAGAGACTGTCCACGACTTAGACAAGCTCCGGGGAAAGCTCCAACCACTCAGGCAGTATCCATGGGTAATTCTATAGTTGCACCTCCTCTAGTTCGGGCACCTAATACTCAGACTGAGCATGGTGCCAATAGAGGTGAAGCTCAAGGAGGAGGCGGACCAGCCAAATTCTATACAGTTCTAGACAGGAAAAATGATGAGGTGTCTAACAGAGTTATTACAGGTATTCTCTCAGTTTTTGGTCCCCTTACTTATGTATTAGTTGATCCTGGTTCAACTTTCTCTTATGTGTCTCCTTATTTTTGTGTCGAGTTTGGAAAAGCACCAGAAAAATTAGGGGTTCCGTTTGAGGTTTCCACACCTACAGGGGAATCTGTTAAAGTTGAGTATATATTCAGAAATTGCATCATCACAGTTCAGGGTTGA